The following is a genomic window from Rhodoferax sp. PAMC 29310.
AAGATTCGTCAGCGCATCATCCCCGCCGTGCCGCTCACCGTGCAGCAAGCCACCCTGGTGCAGATTGATGGCGCTTATGCCCTCGACGTTGCGCCCCCGGCCGACGCCCTGCCGGGGCGCGGTGGACTCAAGATGTCCTTGCAGCCCAAGCTGACTGAGGGCCTGCCGGGCGTGAAAGACTGGTTTGCCAACTACCCGTTTGCCTGCCTGGAACAAAAAACCAGCAAGGTCGTGGGCCTGCGTGACGGCAAGCTATGGCAAACCGTGGTCGGCCAAATTCCGGGTTATCTGGACAGTGACGGCTTGGCCAGTTACTTTCCCCCGCGCGATGGCGAGTCCAACTGGGGCAGCGACACACTCACCGCCTACCTGCTGGCCAGCACCCATGAAGCTGCCACGCTGGACCCGACGTTTGCGCTGAGCGACGAAGTGCGTGCGCCCATGGAACGCGGCTTGATTGCGTTTGTGGAAGGACGCATTCAGCGCGACTTCTGGAGCCCGCGCAAAGATTTGGACATTCGCAAGCTGGCCGCCATTGAGGCGCTGTCCCGCTACGGCCAGGCCAAAGCCCGCATGCTAACCAGCCTCACCCTGGCCCCCAACCAGTGGCCGACCCATGCTGTGATTGACTGGCTCAATATTTTGAACCGCGTTCAAGACGTGCCGGATCGCGACAAGCGCTTGGCCGAAGCGACCCAAATCCTGCGCAGCCGCATCAGCTACCAGGGTACCCAAATGGTCTTCAGCACCGAGAAGGATGACTACTGGTGGTGGCTGATGCAAAACGGCGACGTGAACACCGCCCGCCTCATGCTGGCGGTGATGGACGACCCGGCCTGGAAAGACGACATGGGCCGCCTGGCCAACGGCTTCATCGGGCGCCAGCAAAACGGCGCCTGGCACACCACCACGGCCAACCTGTGGGGCGGCCTGGCACTGGAGAAGTTCAGCGCCAAGTTTGAAGCCGTGCCCGTGGCCGGCACCACCAAAGACACTTTGAGCACGGCAACGGCCAGCGTGGACTGGAGCAAGGTGGAGCGCATCAAGCCCACCGACGCCTCCGGTGCAGCGCACCAGACCAGCGTGTTTGGAGCCCCCGCGTCACCCGGCAACCTGCGCAACAACAGCCTGTTCCTGCCCTGGGGAAAAACCCCAGGCAAAGACACGCTGAACGTGACCCACCTGGGCGCTGGCAAGCCCTGGCTCACGCTGCAGTCGGTGGCGGCGGTGCAACTCAAAGCACCGTTTAACGCCGGTTACCAGATCAAGAAAACCATCACCTCGGTGGAGCAAGCCAACAAGCGCCTGCCTGCGGGCAGCTACACCCGGGGCGATGTGCTGCGCATCACGCTGGAGGTGAACGCCAGCGCCGACATGACCTGGGCCGTGATCACCGACCCCGTACCGGGCGGCGCGACCATTTTGGGCAGCGGCCTGGGCCGCGACAGTGAAATCGCCACACAAGGGGAAAAGAAAGAAGGCTCGGGTTGGCCCGCGTTTGAAGAACGCAGCTTCGAGTCCTTCCGCAGCTACTACGAGTACCTGCCCAAAGGCGTGGTCAAAATGGAATACACCATTCGCCTGAACAACGTGGGTGAGTTCTCGCTGCCGCCTTCGCGCGTGGAAGCCATGTACGCCCCCGAGATGTTTGGCGAATCACCCAACGCCAAAATCAAGGTGGAGGCGGCGAAGTGATGGCGCTGGTGCTGACTCACCGGCCCACATTGGACTGACGGCACATGCTTTTGTCCCGCCCGATCAGCCGCCCTGCCCGCCCACGCCCCAAAGGCTGGGCGAGCCCGGCACGTGCAATTGCTACTGTATTAATAGCTGCTTGCGCAGGAAGCGCAGGGGCTACAGCCACTTTTAATGAAATAAAGTCGGCATACACCCCGTCTGACACGCTGATTCTGGACCGCCACGGGGAGGTGATCCACCGCTTGCGCACCGACGCCACCGTTCGACGGGGCCAGTGGGTGGCGCTGGCTGACATCTCCCCCGCCCTGCGCACGGCGCTGGTCTTGTCTGAGGACAAACGCTTTTTTGAGCACAGCGGGGTGGACTGGCAGGCGGTGTCCGCTGCCGCCTGGGCCAATCTGTGGAACACCAAAACCCGGGGCGCCAGCACCCTCACCATGCAGCTGGCCGGGCTGATGGACAAGGACTTGAAACGCGGGTCGAGTGGACGCACCGTGTTGCAAAAAATGGGCCAAACCGTGTCGGCCCAAATGCTGGAGCACCAGTGGCGCAAAGACCAAATTCTAGAGGCCTACCTGAACCTGGTGCCTTTGAAGGGCGAGTTGGTGGGCGTGGATGCGCTCAGCCAAACCCTGTTTGGCAAAGCCGCCCACGGGCTGGACGCACGCGAGGCCGCCATCACCGCCGCGCTGGTGCGCGCCCCCAATGCCTGCTCTACCGTGGTGGCGCAGCGCGCTTGCCAGGTGCTCAAAGCCATTCAAACCGGCGTCACGGCGGCCGACTGCACCGAGTTGGACCTGTTCACCCTGGCCATGTTTCAACGCCGAGGCTTTGAGCCCAGCGAAGGCATCGCCCCCCATGTAGCGCGCCAAGTGGTGCGGGCCGCGCAAAGCGACACGGGCGCCGTCCCCACCACTTTGCGCACCAGCCTAAGCGCCCCCCTGCAACGCTTTGCGGTGCAAACCCTGCAACAGCACTTGCGCGAACTCGCCGGCCGCCATGTGGAAGACGGCGCCCTGGTGGTGCTGGACAACGCCACCGGCGAGGTGTTGGCCTGGGTCGGCTCATCTGGCGCCCTGAGCGACGCGGCCGAGGTTGACGGCGTCACCGCCCTGCGCCAGCCCGGCTCCACGCTAAAACCCTTTTTGTACGCCCAGGCCATTGCCGAGCGGCGCATCACTGCCGCGTCTTTGTTGGACGACTCGGGCACCCAACTGCAAACCGCCAGCAGGCTCTACATTCCGCAAAACTACGACCGCCAGTTCAAAGGCTGGGTATCCACCCGCACAGCACTGGCGGCTTCGCTGAACGTGCCAGCCGTGCGCACACTGGTCATGGTCTCGCCCGACGCATTTAACAAACAACTGATCGCGCTGGGTCTGCCGCTCAAAGAAACTGGCGACTATTACGGCTACAGCCTGGCACTGGGCAGCGCCGAGGTGTCCCTGCTGTCACTCACCAACGCCTACCGGGCCCTGAGCAACGGCGGCCGACTGGGCCCCACCACCCTCACCCCCGCCGCGCCGCCCAAAGCCGGTCAAAAGAAGGTGATGCCCAACGCCGCGCCCCCGGTGCTCAACCCCGGCACCGCTTTCATCGTGGGTAATATCTTATCTGACCCCCTGGCCCGCGCCCGAACCTTCGGCACCGACAGCGTCTTGGCCACCCGCTTTTGGAGCGCCGTCAAAACCGGCACCAGCAAAGACATGCGCGACAACTGGGCCATGGGGTTCTCCCAGCGCTACACGGTTGGCGTCTGGGTCGGCAACGCCAGTGGCGCCCCCATGTGGGATGTGAGCGGCACCAGCGGCGCCGCGCCTATTTGGGCCGTCGTGATGAAGCACCTGCACCGAAGTCTGCCCAGCCTCGCGCCCCAACCGCCAGCCGGGGTCGTGCAGGCCGCCGTTCGTTTCTCCCTGCCCCAGAGCACCGCCGAACCGGCCGAGGCCGCGCGCCAGGAATGGTTTTTGCGCGGAACCGAGCAAGCCAACTTTGCTATCAATACAGAAGCTACTCCCGCAGGTAATACGGGCGCCAGAGGCCTAAAAGGCTTAAAAAACTCATCTCGAGCCATCGCCCGTATCACCAACCCCACCACCGGCACCATCATCGCCCTAGACCCCGGCATTCCCCCCAGTCACCAACGGGTGCGCTTCATGGCTGAGGGAAAAAACCTGCGCTGGGTCATGGACGGCAAAGTCTTCGCCAAAGGCTCGGTCGCCCCGTGGCTACCCTGGCCCGGCCGCCATGTGGTGCAAATCATCAACGAACGTGGTGAGGTGCTGGACGAAGTGCGGTTGGAAGTGCGCGGGGCGGGGGTCAAGAGCTAGAGACCAGGACGAGCCGCAGTGCCAGACTGCGGGCGGCGGGTTCAACCCAGGTTAAGTCGCACCAAGGCAACCGCGTACAAGATGAAACAGGCCAGCAAGCCAACGACCAGCACGCCTGACACAGGCTTGATGAGTTTGTAGACGGCCCGCACCGAGGCAAAGTGCCCCCACCCCGCCGAGCTTCTCTCAACGACCAGCAGCACCGCCACGGCCACGGCCATCATCAAAATGCCAGAGACCAGCGCTGCCTTCCCCCAGAAGTCACCCCAGTAGCGCAAGCCGTGCCACGCGCTGTTCCACAAACCGCCCAACATCAAGCCCGTCGCCACGGTGCCGCGCGCTGGAGCTTCTCTTGCCAGCGACGCATCGCCTCAGTCGGCCAGGGCCACGCCAATAAAACACCCAAGCCCATCAACACGGCGACAACGATACCCATGAATTTCCCCAATGTAATTTGGCCACACCCAAAGCAGGCGGCTGCCACTGTGAGTCGGGGCTGAGCGGAAAACCTTACGGGGGTGGGGAGTCGGTCGATTTCATGAGTGGGGTGATCGAAAAAGGCCCGAAACAGAAGTCCGTTTCAGACACATTGCCGCCGGTTACGACAGTCGGCTTAAGGGTTGTCCAATTCATTGCCCGTCACAAGCCGTTTGTGGCATTCGGCAACGTGCCGAAAGCTGCCTTTCACAATTAGCTTTCGTAAGTCAAGTACGCGGGCGAAAGCGGTCATTAACGATGGGCACCTCTACTTCGGCACTGAGCCAAAAAAAGCAGAAAGAACACTCGAGTCGGCCATGGCATCCCTTGTCAAAGCGCCAACATGGGTCATGCTCGCCATTGATTTTCGGGCAGAGTCTGCACTTAAATCTCCAATAATTTGCATTTGAGAAAGCCTAGCCTTCACTAGCTGGTGATGTGTTACGAATTACTTCACGACTCCTTTCTACGGAAGGTGGATACCCAAATTTTTCGCGATAGCATCTAATGAAATGTGATCTTGTCAAAAATCCACACGCCATTTGCACCTCGGTCAGCGTGATGGCTGACTGCGTCAGCAAAGCATTCGCCCGCTTCAATCTCAAGTCCATGTAGAAGCGAGCAGGTGTGACCCCGATATTCTCTTTGAATAGGCGGTCCAGTTGCCTAATTGAAAGGCCTGCTTGACTGGCAATCTGGTCGCAATTCAGGGTGTCTTCGATATGCCGTTGCATGCTTTCAATCGCATTGAGCAGGCGCGGATTGGTGACGTTTAGGCGATTGCGCAATGACAGGCGCTGACTTGCTTGAGACTTTCTAATTTCCGGGTGTATGCATTGTTCCGCAACAGACGTGGCCAGGTTATGCCCATGTCGTTGTTCGATCAGGTTCATCATCATGTCAAGGCCAGCTGAACCTCCCGAGCAGGTAATTCGACGTCCGTCGATTTCATAGAGCTCATCGGTCACATTAAGCGAAGGAAATTCCTCTCGAAATCCATCGATATGCTCCCAGTGAATAGTGCATCGATAACCATTGAGCAGCCCAGACTGAGCCAAAAATACGGTTCCAACAGACGTCGCTCCCATGGTGACGCCATTCTCTGCGTGTCTGCGAAGCCATCTTTTGGTATCCGAATTGCATTGGCGTTCAGCGTCAATCCCAGCAACAACGATCAGCGTATCAAATTGAATGGTGTCACTCAATCGAGAAGTAGGAGTAATCGCGATTCCATTGCTGGCTTCGACGGGCTGATCGTCAGGCGATAGTAACCACCACCTGTAAAGTTCTTTGCCGGCCATTCGATTGGCCATACGCAATGGCTCAAGCACACCTGACAGCGAGAGCATCGAAAACTGCGGTATTAACAAATATCCAAAATCAATTGGTGCCATGAAGATTTCAAATTATTGGAGTCCTGCTGTAGCGTGAATGGCCTCTTGCACGTTCAGCCCACAAGCACCTTTCCAAAATACCACAGGATGACGCAGGGCAAAGTCGGTCAACGCCCACCAAAAAAATGGGCTGAGCAGGGATCAACGTCACGTGAAATCGCCTTGATCTCGCGGTTTCTGCTCATCTTTCGTTCAAAACAAGATCCAGAAGCGCAGACATGTCGCTTTTTTGGTGGCCAAGAGATTCCACTTCTTTCAATATTAATCTCGCCTTCGCCAACCCGACAATTGGGGTGGCAAGAGTTAAGAATTTTTCTTCAATTTCCGTCGCGCTTAGCATACTCTCTGGGTCGCCCCGTGCCGTATGAGCCTCTGAGTGAAGCAGTGTTCCGTCAAGCAATTCGAACGACACCCTAGCCCATCGCTGCGCAGGAAAGTGAGCATTGAACTCAGCGTCTTCCTTTAATAGCATGCCGGACGACAGCCGAAGCGCTTCGGCGTCAGTCAGCGACGATACATTCACTTCATCAGCGCCCAGGCTCCCCCTTGCCAGCGAAATGGCGACGCTGAACGGAAGACTGTACTGCGCCGCCTCCGTGCTCCGGGGGGATCGGGTAGCGAGTCGGGCCGCCTGATGGAAGGTGGTGACCTCCACTCGGGCTATACGATCTACCGGGATCCCATGCTCGCGTTGAAGTGCCAATGCCGCCTCGACCGCGGGTTGAGCCCAACGGCAGACTGGATAAGGCTTGAAATACTGTTCCAGGATGTACCAGCGAGTCCCAAGATCTGCCCATAGGTGAGCCACTCGCTCTTCCTGTGCCGTCAACGCAGGTGCGCCGGTGAAACCGGATTTGGCCAATAGTGCCGCCGACATTCCGGCCATTGCGCCCCACCCCGAGCCATCCTTGACCATGGTCGGATGATCAATGCAGCGCATCATCTGACTTCTGGGACCGTGGTACTCGGCGATTCCAAGCGCCTCCAATGTTTCGGCCGGGTTGAGTGCCAAAAAACGTGCCCCCAATGCGGCCGCCCCAAGGGCGTTCCACGCACCCGACGTATGGTAGTCGCAGGCCGTTTCGTGCAAGGCAATGCCTGCGCGGGTCGCGACTTCATAGCCAAGAACCAGTGCGCACAAAAACTCCTGACCATAGCGAACGTGCCCTAGGTCTGCCAAAGCCAATAACGCAGGCAGCACGGTGACACCAACATGCCCTTTCGTCAGGACATGTCCATCATGGGCGTCAAGACTATCAATGGTCATGCCGCCAGCGAGGGCAGCCCCAGGCATGCTGACTCGGCGCCCGTCAAAAAGCATCCGCGCGCCGACAGAGTTGGTTCCAAAATGTTCAGCGGCATGGTTGCGCGCGATATTCGACAGCGCCGTTGAACTCCCTCCTGCTGCAACACCACACAGGTCGACCATGCAGCGAACGGATTGTTTGACAACCTCTGGAGGAAGGTCCGCGAAGACCAATCCGTGTATGAACTTGGTCAGGGTCGAAGCATCATTGACCGGTAAAGGTGGCATCACGCTTCTCCAACATCGCCGACACGGCCTCTTTGTGGTCTTCCGTATGGTGAGCCAGTGCCTGCATCGACGCCGACAACTCCAGCAGGCTGTCAAGGTTCATGTGCTGCGCCTCACGCATCAAACGTTTGGTCATTCGCAAAACATGCGGTGGGTTGACGGCTATCCGGGAGGCCAAGTCAAATGCTGACTTCATCAGGTCTTCAGGGGTGACGACTTCTGACACCAAGCCCCAACTCAAGGCAGTCTGCGCGTCAATGGCCTCTCCCGTGAAAGCCATTTGATACGCTCTCGACAATCCAACGGCGCGAGGCAGAAACCATGCCCCCCCGTCGCCTGGAATGATGCCTACCTTGACGAAACTCTCGGCGAACATGGCCTGTTTCGACGCGATCCGCATATCACACATACAGGCGAGATCACATCCTGCGCCAATCGCTGGACCATTGACAGCCGCAATGGTGGGCACCTCAATGTTGTAGAGCGCTTTGGGAATCCTCTGTATTCCACGACGGTAACCGTCTCTAACCTCAACTGGCGAGCCGCCAAACATGCCGGTTTTGTCCCGCATGTGTTTGACATTTCCGCCAGATGAGAACGATGTGCCAGTTCCGGTCAAAATTATCGCCCGAACCGAGATGTCGCCATTGATTCTGTCGATAGCTTGCTCCAGCGCATCGATCATGTCAGGGTCAGAGATCGGGTTGCGGGTCTCTGGCCGATTGAGTGTCAATGTAACGACATGGCCTTGTTGTTCATAAATTACCGGATCGTTCATGATTTCTCCATTGTGCTGAAGCGGCTTAGCAGCTCTCTCTTGAGAACTTTGCCACTTGGATTAATTGGTAGTTCATCGACAAACTCAATTCGGCGTGGGCGCTTGAAAGCCGCGATCAAGCCACTCGTTTTACAGAAGTCGTCGACTGCCTCGCGAGTCAACGAAGAATCAGACCTGACGATAAATGCTGTGACGGCGCTGCCCCATTTCTCATCGGGGAGGCCAACCACCGCAGCCTCTTTGACACCGGCACAGCGATACAACACTTCCTCGACTTCACGGGGGTAGATGTTTTCGCCGCCAGAGACGATCATGTCGTCAGCACGCCCATGAAACGTGAAATACCCGTCTTCATCACGACTGAAAAGGTCACTGGTATACAGCCACCCATTCTTGATCTTTTTGTCAGTCTCCGGTCGGTTGTTCCAATACCCTGACATCATTTGCGGGCCCTGAACGATGAGTTGGCCAATCTCATTACAAGCAACGCTTTCTTCGGGATGTACGTCTCGCCCTAGGGCAACCGGAACGATCCTGACGTTCGATATCAGCGTTGGCTTGCCACATGACCCCAGCTTGGAAAGGGCATCTCTGGGGTGCAGGAGCAAAGTCAGGCTAGCTTCTGTCATCCCGTAACCGTTGTACAGGTTGGGACAAAACTCTTTCAGCACACGCTCCATCGTCGCCGCGGCAATGGCCGCGCCACCCGTGGTAATCAAGCGAAGGGACGACACCTTGAAGTCCTTAAACCTGGGTTCAAAGAGCACTTCTTGAATCTGAGTCGGTACAGCAAACAAGGTCGTAATTCGTTCTTTCTCAATAATTTCGAGTGTGGTCAATGCCTGATAACGACCTTCCACCACATTGGTAGCCCCAACAAACATATGCGGCATAAAGAAGGCTTGCATACCCCCAACGTGATAGAGCGGCGCGATGTGAAGCGCGCGGTCGGTTGGTGCAATGCCGTATTCCATGACGCAATTCATCGCGATCGCCACGTCGTTGGCATGGGTGTGCATGACTCCTTTTGCCCGCCCTGTTGTGCCGGATGTGTACACCAGCGCAGAGAGGTGATCGGGTTCCGCGCTGTAGCCCGGCTCCACGTTGCCATCGCCCTGCTCAGCGAGTGTTTCAAAAAGGAAATGTTGCTCAGGCAGTGATGCCCCATTACCCGCCACGGCAATAAAGTCATGTACGCTGCGGACCGCTAGCTTCGCGAGCAATACGTTGGCCTCCAGCGCATGGCTATAGATAAGCAGACGAGCGCCTGAGTCTCTTAGGATATGGGAGACCTCACCTGCGGCTAGCCGAAAATTCATGGGCACAACAACGGCACCAATTTTCTGGCAGGCAAAGTAAGAGGTCACCGAGGCTTCATCGGTGCTGAGGTAGATGGCGACCCGATCAAACGGGCGAACTCCAAGCTCCGTCAAAGCCTGTGCAAAGCGATTGATTCGCCGATTCCACTCAGCATAGGTCCAGCGTTTCGAGCCGAAAACCAAGGCCTCCCGGTTGGGATAACGGTCAACCGCGCGTGTCAAGATGGATGCTATGTTCATAGTCACTTGAGGTCTCTATAGATTGATTTTTATTTCTGGCAGATCAACGCTGGCGATCAGGTACTTGACCATTTCAGTGGTCCCGCCAACGATGGTCAGAGCCCGGGCGTCTCTGTAGATTTGCTCAGCTCTACCAAACTGTTTGGTCAGCCCGTCGCCACCCAATATCTGCACCGTTGCATCAGCGCAAAAGGTGGCTGCTTCAGTGGAGCAAAGTTTCGCCATTGACGCCGGCTTCATCAGCTCCTTGGGGGAGAGATGGCCGGAGTCGTAGAGCTTTGCTGCTCGGTAGGTGATCAGTTCAGCGGCGTCAATTCGCCAGCTCATTTCAGAAATACTGTTCCAGATGAGCTGCTTACACCCCAACTTCTGGCCAAAGCTAACTCGTTGTTGAGCGTGGCGCCGAGCGATTTCAAAAGCCGATCGCGCAACCCCCAGGCCGGAGCCCCCCAGAATCACACGTTCAAAGTTGAACATGCTCAACATGATCTTGAAACCTTCGTTGACTTGACCCAGCAAGTGATTGGCCGGAACCCGGCAATTGGTGAATTCCACCTCGCCGACGATGCAGCCCCGTCGACCCATGAAGTTGTAGGTTCGAGGAAATCGAATCCCTTTCGTCCCCTTGGGGACCACGATGGCACTCATGCCTTTTTGCGGTGCCACATCGGGATTGCTGATCCCGTAAACGATGTAGGTGTCGGCGACGGAGGCGTTTGAGATGTAGCGTTTAAACCCGTTAATGACCCATTCATTCGTGGCCGAATCAAACACGATCGTGGTTTGCATACCCGCGCTGTCCGAGCCCACATTTTGCTCAGTGACGCAAATGGCGCCGATCTCGCTGCCATTGACGATGCCCGCAAGATACTGATCCCTCACTTCAGGTTGCGCATACCGATGAAGGGGGTAGGCGCACGATGTGGCCGTGGCAATGGTTGTTTCAAACGCATAGCTAAGAGCCGCCGCTTCTTCCGACAAAATGACGGCATGGGTCAAACCGGGTGCGCTAAGACTACCCTGGTAGAGGTCTTGGAACATCAATTTAAGGTAGCCGCCTTCACCTAGGGCCTTGATAACGGCCTTGACCTCACCCCACTCCTCGCGATCTTCAATCGCGGCGGCGCGTGGGCCGAGTTCGCGCTGCAGAAAGTCGCGCGCATCGGACCGAAACTGGCCGTCCTGCGTCGACAACAAGAAATCCTTCATGACTTTGTCCTTTACCGTTGTGTTGTCGGCGGCATGCCGATTCGTTGTGCCAGCCGATCTATCTCGCGCTGCACGAGGCTCAAATTGCTGTCACGCACCGTTGGCAATAGAAAACGTGCCCGTCGTACGTCAGCGAAATCGAGTTCAGCCGTCACAAGGCCAACCCAATCGTCACTGGCTTGCGCCAACGCCTTTCCATAAGGGTCAAGAATGCGAGACCCCCCCCAGAAAAACGCGTCCCCTTCATGACCGAGCCGGTTGGCAAACATGACGGGGAGTCCGTACATCATTGAGTAGAAACGAATGGCAAGATCCCATCCCTCGGGATTTGAAAAGTCTCCGCCAACCGCCCCAAGCGCCGAATTGACGGGCGCAATGAGAATGGTCGCACCATGCAACATTGCTAGGTGAACGAGGGCAGGATTCCAGAGGTCAGCACAGGTCAAAACGCCGGCGTTCCACGGGCCTTCAATGGGTAGTGTTTCGACGTAGCGCCCCCCCGCAAAAAGCTTTCCTTCATCGAGGTTTCCATAGCTAGGAAGGTTGAGTTTTCGATGAACAAACACAACCTTTCCGTCACGGACTGCGGCCATGGAGTTATAGAGTTGGGCTGCAAGCCCTTCCTCTACGAACCCGAAAATCACATCAATACCCTGAGAAGCCTCGGCAATCTGCAAAACAAGGGGATCATCGCGGCTCATCGCCATCTCCACGACGCTGTCTTCAAGCCGATACCCCGTCAGTGACAACTCGGGGAAAAGCAGCAATTTGACGCCTTGGACTCTCGCTTCGTCGATGAATTTCAAGTGAAACTCGAGGTTGTGGGCGAGGTCTCCCAAGACGCAGTCTGTTTGAGCGACAGCTACCTTGATGCGAGATTGAATCGACATTCTTTGACTCCCTGGGTTGACAACTTCACCGGTGCCCGGTGAAGTTGTCAGCTGGATAAATGAGTTTTAGAGAATTCCCGAGGACTTGAGGAATCCTTCGGCGACATCGCGAATGGTTTTTCGATCAACATCGACTGAAGCATTGAGGCGAGACATCACCGCGTCATCCAACTTGGAAGAGAGTGCATTCAGCAAGTCTGCAATTTTGGGGTTTGCATCCAACGTCGCCTTGCGGATGACAGGCGTCAAAGCATAGGCAGGAAAGTAATTTTTATCGTCTTCCAGGACGACAAAATCGAAGGCCGGAATTCGACCGTCTGTAGCGAAGACCAAAGCGATATCAACTTGCTTGTCGCGCAGCGCCTGGTAAGTTAAACCAGAGTCCATTCGTTTGACATCGGCTCTCGGAAACTCAAAACCATAGGCTTCTTGGAGGGGCTTCAAGCCATCACTGCGTGCAGCGAACTCGGCATTTGATGCAAAAGACAGTTTTTGTCCCGCTTTGATGGCGGACGCCAGCTTACTCAGTGAATTGATGCCCTTTGCCTGAACGTCCGCTTTACGCATGGCCAAGGCATAGGTATTGTTGGCTTTGGATGGGTTCAGCCAAACGAGGTTCTTTTTGGCATCCAGTTCTTTGACCATGGCGTAGGTCTTTTCAGCCGACATTTTCTCTTCAACTTTGTTGTAAGTAATGAGAGATGTGCCGGTGTATTCCCAATAGACGTCAACCTGCCCATTTTCTTGCGCTTGACGAAGAACGGCGCTTCCCATGCCGGCTCGAACGTCAACTTTATAACCCTTCGCAGTCAAGAGCTGACCTGTCATTTCGGCCATGATTTGTTGCTCGGTGAAATTTTTACCACCGACCACAATCGGGTCTGCCGCAGTTGCGGATATTGCTGCGAAGCCGAGCGCCAATGCGGTTGCGGTACGAATAAGTTTCGAGAATTTCATGATGTCTCCTATGGTTATAAATTGCAGACTCATCGCAGGGGATTAATCCCGCGTGGAATCCACA
Proteins encoded in this region:
- a CDS encoding nitrilase-related carbon-nitrogen hydrolase; amino-acid sequence: MSIQSRIKVAVAQTDCVLGDLAHNLEFHLKFIDEARVQGVKLLLFPELSLTGYRLEDSVVEMAMSRDDPLVLQIAEASQGIDVIFGFVEEGLAAQLYNSMAAVRDGKVVFVHRKLNLPSYGNLDEGKLFAGGRYVETLPIEGPWNAGVLTCADLWNPALVHLAMLHGATILIAPVNSALGAVGGDFSNPEGWDLAIRFYSMMYGLPVMFANRLGHEGDAFFWGGSRILDPYGKALAQASDDWVGLVTAELDFADVRRARFLLPTVRDSNLSLVQREIDRLAQRIGMPPTTQR
- a CDS encoding glycine betaine ABC transporter substrate-binding protein — protein: MKFSKLIRTATALALGFAAISATAADPIVVGGKNFTEQQIMAEMTGQLLTAKGYKVDVRAGMGSAVLRQAQENGQVDVYWEYTGTSLITYNKVEEKMSAEKTYAMVKELDAKKNLVWLNPSKANNTYALAMRKADVQAKGINSLSKLASAIKAGQKLSFASNAEFAARSDGLKPLQEAYGFEFPRADVKRMDSGLTYQALRDKQVDIALVFATDGRIPAFDFVVLEDDKNYFPAYALTPVIRKATLDANPKIADLLNALSSKLDDAVMSRLNASVDVDRKTIRDVAEGFLKSSGIL